In one window of Desulforhabdus amnigena DNA:
- a CDS encoding proton-conducting transporter transmembrane domain-containing protein — MEISQFAMLLLLIALTTLCCSGFSSLLAGKNRQWTNALGPAGAVAGCILGLAPAVHTLLSGTVERLYFPWNIPYASFFLEIDALSAFFLIPIFVLGALAAVYGRRYMTSYGNHKSLGAFWFFYNLLIAGMVLVVVARNGILFLMVWEIMSLSSFFLVTFENEKESVRRAGWTYLTATHLGTAFLFILFLMLGHQAGTEILDFDRFTGTDISSIANIAFVLALVGFGTKAGLVPFHVWLPEAHPAAPSHVSAVMSGAMIKTGIYGLLRIMTLLGPPAPWWGWLLLGIGLISGILGVLFALAQHDMKRLLAYHSVENIGIITLGLGLGVLGISTDLPVLAVLGFGGGLLHVINHAFFKGLLFLGAGSVMHATGTGELDHLGGLIKKMPWTSATFLVGSVAISGLPPLNGFVSEFLIYMGAFGSVQAPSMALTGFVVIVGLALIGGLALACFAKAFGIVFLGEPRSAHTAHAHESSWGMSLPMGALAALCALIAFCAPLIMKILYPAVTVVTGYRSLNVQSHISVAMLPLKWIAAGSVLLILAVSLVAWLKQSLLANRTVEEADTWDCGYIHPTARMQYTASSFAAPLIKMFQGILRPGRVFDKPDGLFPHYATLKTEPTDIFRNAIYRPLFLGVERLALKLRWLQEGHVQLYILYIALTLLALLIWNLR, encoded by the coding sequence ATGGAGATTTCTCAGTTCGCCATGCTGCTCCTGCTCATCGCTCTGACTACTTTATGCTGTTCCGGGTTCTCATCGCTTCTTGCCGGTAAGAACAGGCAGTGGACCAATGCCCTTGGGCCTGCCGGGGCTGTTGCGGGCTGTATCCTGGGATTGGCGCCGGCCGTTCACACCCTGCTGAGCGGGACAGTTGAAAGACTCTATTTTCCCTGGAACATTCCATACGCTTCCTTTTTTCTGGAAATCGATGCCCTCTCTGCATTTTTCCTGATTCCCATCTTTGTGCTCGGCGCCCTGGCGGCGGTTTACGGCCGCCGGTACATGACGTCCTACGGGAACCACAAAAGTCTCGGCGCCTTCTGGTTCTTTTATAACCTGCTCATCGCCGGCATGGTACTGGTGGTTGTCGCACGCAACGGCATCCTCTTCCTGATGGTCTGGGAAATCATGTCGCTCTCCTCCTTTTTCCTGGTCACTTTCGAAAACGAAAAGGAAAGCGTGCGCCGCGCGGGTTGGACCTACCTTACGGCCACTCACCTCGGAACCGCCTTTCTCTTTATTCTCTTCCTGATGCTCGGCCACCAGGCGGGAACGGAAATCCTCGACTTCGACCGATTCACGGGGACAGACATTTCCTCCATCGCAAATATCGCCTTCGTCCTTGCGCTCGTCGGCTTCGGAACCAAAGCGGGGCTGGTACCCTTTCATGTCTGGCTCCCAGAAGCCCATCCAGCCGCTCCGAGCCACGTTTCCGCCGTCATGTCCGGCGCCATGATCAAAACAGGCATCTATGGCCTGCTCCGGATTATGACCCTGCTGGGACCCCCGGCACCCTGGTGGGGATGGCTGTTGCTCGGGATCGGCCTCATTTCCGGAATCCTCGGCGTCTTGTTCGCCCTGGCCCAGCACGATATGAAACGGCTCCTGGCTTACCACAGCGTTGAAAATATCGGCATCATCACTCTCGGTCTCGGTTTGGGCGTTCTCGGAATCAGCACGGACCTTCCGGTCCTTGCCGTCCTGGGCTTTGGCGGGGGGCTGCTGCACGTGATCAATCACGCCTTTTTCAAGGGGCTGCTCTTCCTGGGAGCGGGTTCCGTCATGCATGCAACGGGCACGGGGGAACTGGATCATTTGGGCGGTTTGATCAAGAAAATGCCCTGGACCTCGGCGACATTTCTCGTCGGATCTGTCGCCATCTCCGGACTGCCGCCTCTCAATGGTTTTGTCAGTGAATTTCTCATCTATATGGGTGCGTTCGGAAGTGTCCAGGCCCCCTCCATGGCCCTTACAGGCTTTGTGGTGATCGTGGGACTCGCCCTGATCGGCGGGTTGGCCCTCGCCTGCTTTGCAAAGGCTTTCGGCATCGTTTTTCTGGGGGAACCGAGAAGCGCTCACACCGCTCACGCACACGAGTCTTCATGGGGAATGAGCCTCCCCATGGGTGCCTTGGCCGCTTTGTGTGCCCTCATCGCGTTTTGCGCTCCCCTCATCATGAAAATCCTTTATCCGGCGGTGACTGTGGTGACGGGATATCGTTCCCTCAACGTGCAAAGCCATATTTCCGTCGCCATGCTCCCCTTGAAATGGATCGCGGCCGGAAGCGTTCTTCTCATCCTGGCGGTTTCTCTCGTGGCCTGGCTGAAGCAAAGTCTGCTCGCCAACCGCACCGTCGAGGAAGCGGACACCTGGGATTGCGGCTATATCCACCCCACGGCGCGCATGCAGTACACGGCATCCTCCTTCGCCGCTCCTCTCATAAAGATGTTCCAGGGTATTCTCAGGCCCGGCCGGGTCTTCGATAAACCCGATGGCCTTTTTCCGCACTATGCCACCCTGAAAACGGAACCTACGGATATCTTTCGAAATGCGATCTACCGCCCCCTATTCCTCGGCGTGGAACGGCTCGCACTGAAGCTGCGCTGGCTCCAGGAGGGACACGTCCAGCTCTATATACTCTATATCGCCCTGACCCTTCTGGCTCTTCTGATCTGGAACCTGAGATGA
- a CDS encoding respiratory chain complex I subunit 1 family protein: MNPSAFILPILALLLSPLLAGIINRTKAFFAGRKGQSLFQLYYDLAKLFKKGAVYSKTTSWIFRAGPVVQLVAAALALFVLPWGGAAAPVHFSGDLIFLAYLLGLMRFFIVVSALDTGSAFEGMGASREVQFSALAEPALLLGLAAVAHAGQYIITNSFRDLSSFLSLTEIYSSISMGTWLHSGPALLMVAAAFFIVFLAENSRIPFDDPNTHLELTMIHEVMVLDHSGPDLAMILYAASIKMWILGNLLVGILLPVRTGNPWLDGAALFGGMILLAVLTGVVESSMARLRLLRVPQLLVSAGFLSSLALILLLWR; encoded by the coding sequence ATGAATCCTTCCGCATTCATTCTACCCATCCTGGCGTTGCTCCTCTCACCGTTGCTGGCGGGAATCATCAACCGCACCAAGGCCTTCTTCGCGGGGCGCAAGGGACAGTCCCTCTTTCAACTCTATTATGATCTGGCCAAACTCTTCAAGAAGGGGGCCGTTTACAGCAAAACGACTAGCTGGATTTTCCGCGCGGGTCCGGTGGTACAGCTGGTTGCAGCCGCCCTCGCCCTTTTTGTTCTTCCGTGGGGAGGAGCAGCGGCCCCGGTTCATTTCAGCGGGGACCTGATCTTTCTTGCCTATCTTCTCGGGCTGATGCGGTTTTTCATTGTCGTTTCCGCCCTGGACACGGGATCGGCCTTTGAAGGCATGGGCGCCAGCCGTGAGGTGCAGTTCTCCGCTCTTGCGGAACCGGCGCTGCTCCTGGGGCTGGCTGCCGTTGCGCATGCAGGGCAGTACATCATTACAAATTCATTTCGCGATCTGAGCAGTTTCCTCTCCCTCACGGAAATCTATTCCAGCATTTCCATGGGCACTTGGCTCCATTCGGGACCGGCCCTCCTGATGGTGGCAGCGGCCTTTTTCATCGTCTTTCTGGCTGAAAATTCCCGCATCCCCTTCGACGATCCCAACACTCACCTGGAACTGACCATGATCCATGAAGTCATGGTTCTAGACCACAGCGGTCCAGACCTGGCGATGATTCTCTATGCCGCCTCCATCAAAATGTGGATTCTCGGGAACCTGCTCGTGGGAATTCTCCTTCCTGTGCGAACGGGAAATCCCTGGCTCGATGGAGCGGCTCTTTTCGGAGGCATGATCCTGCTTGCGGTGCTTACGGGCGTGGTGGAATCTTCCATGGCCCGCCTACGATTGCTCCGCGTGCCTCAGTTGCTGGTCAGCGCAGGCTTCCTTTCTTCACTGGCGTTGATCCTGCTGCTCTGGAGATAA
- a CDS encoding NADH-quinone oxidoreductase subunit K, whose amino-acid sequence MKLIIDALIVALILTNLRLIASSRIASCIYVVALQGILLGFLPLLVGTEAVTFRAYVLSGITIVLKGMIFPWLLLRALDAVNVRREIEPLVGYTTSLLVGAVLLALAMWLGRRLPLPVSAASPFMVPLALFTIMIGLFAIVSRRKALTQVLGYLVMENGIYAFGLTFARQEPLLVEIGTLLDVFMAVFVMGIAIFHISREFDHIDTDRLSLLRD is encoded by the coding sequence ATGAAACTCATCATCGATGCACTCATCGTCGCGCTCATTCTGACCAATCTCCGACTCATCGCATCGAGCCGAATCGCCTCCTGCATTTACGTGGTGGCTCTTCAGGGGATTTTGCTCGGCTTTCTGCCGCTTCTGGTGGGAACGGAAGCCGTCACGTTTCGCGCCTATGTCCTCTCGGGCATCACCATAGTGCTCAAGGGGATGATCTTTCCCTGGCTGCTCTTGCGCGCCCTTGACGCCGTAAACGTCCGAAGGGAAATAGAACCCCTTGTGGGTTATACGACCTCCCTTCTGGTGGGGGCCGTCCTGCTGGCCCTGGCCATGTGGCTTGGCAGGCGGCTGCCCTTGCCCGTATCGGCCGCTTCACCCTTTATGGTGCCCCTGGCTCTGTTTACGATCATGATCGGACTCTTTGCCATTGTCAGCCGCCGCAAGGCCCTCACCCAGGTCCTGGGATACCTCGTCATGGAAAACGGCATCTATGCCTTCGGACTGACCTTCGCAAGGCAGGAGCCGCTCCTGGTGGAGATCGGAACTCTCCTTGACGTCTTCATGGCTGTCTTTGTAATGGGAATCGCCATTTTCCACATCAGCCGGGAATTCGATCACATCGACACCGACCGTTTGAGCCTCCTGAGGGACTGA